In Vibrio bathopelagicus, the following are encoded in one genomic region:
- the purR gene encoding HTH-type transcriptional repressor PurR, whose amino-acid sequence MATIKDVARLAGVSTTTVSHVINKTRFVAEATQEKVNKAVDELNYAPSAVARSLKCNSTRTIGMLVTQSTNLFFSEVIDGVESYCYRQGYTLILCNTGGIYEKQRDYIRMLAEKRVDGILVMCSDLTEELRGMLDRHADIPKVVMDWGPETSQADKIIDNSEEGGYLATKYLLERGHTKIACLSGHLDKAACVERIAGYKRALNEAKVATDEKLIIEGNFECDTAVLAADKIAQMEDRPTAVFCFNDTMALGLMSRLQQQGIRIPEDISVIGYDNIELAEYFSPPLTTVHQPKRRVGKNAFEILLERIKDKDHEKRVFEMHPEIVERSTVKTLN is encoded by the coding sequence ATGGCCACTATAAAAGATGTCGCTCGCTTAGCAGGCGTATCAACTACCACCGTTTCTCACGTAATCAACAAAACGCGTTTTGTTGCAGAAGCGACTCAAGAGAAAGTAAACAAAGCCGTAGACGAATTAAACTACGCGCCAAGTGCTGTTGCTCGTAGCTTGAAATGCAATTCAACACGTACTATCGGCATGCTTGTGACTCAATCAACAAACCTCTTCTTCTCTGAAGTGATCGATGGTGTTGAAAGCTACTGCTACCGTCAAGGTTACACTTTGATTCTGTGTAACACGGGTGGTATCTATGAGAAGCAACGTGACTACATTCGAATGCTTGCAGAAAAGCGTGTAGATGGCATCTTGGTTATGTGTTCTGACTTAACAGAAGAACTTCGTGGCATGTTAGATCGCCATGCTGATATCCCAAAAGTTGTCATGGATTGGGGTCCTGAAACCTCTCAGGCTGATAAGATCATCGATAACTCTGAAGAAGGCGGCTATCTAGCAACCAAGTACCTGCTAGAACGTGGTCACACAAAGATTGCTTGTTTAAGTGGCCACTTAGACAAAGCAGCATGTGTAGAACGCATCGCGGGTTACAAACGCGCACTCAATGAAGCGAAGGTCGCAACCGACGAAAAGCTCATCATTGAAGGTAACTTTGAGTGTGATACCGCTGTACTTGCAGCTGATAAAATTGCTCAGATGGAAGATCGTCCTACTGCTGTATTCTGTTTTAACGACACAATGGCGCTTGGCCTAATGAGTCGTCTACAACAGCAAGGCATTCGCATTCCTGAAGATATTTCGGTTATCGGTTACGACAACATTGAACTTGCAGAATACTTCTCTCCACCATTGACGACGGTTCACCAACCTAAGCGTCGTGTTGGTAAAAATGCATTCGAAATTTTGTTGGAACGCATTAAAGATAAAGATCATGAAAAACGTGTCTTCGAAATGCACCCTGAAATTGTTGAGCGAAGCACAGTTAAAACGTTAAATTGA
- a CDS encoding TVP38/TMEM64 family protein encodes MSKKMILGIVLVVTIVLLGVNFGQYLTLENAKAQQAVLNDYIESNFIAAAAIYFAAYVMITAFSIPGAAVVTLLGAALFGFWNSLLLVSFASAIGATLAFLSSRYLLRDWIQTKFGDKLATINKGVEKDGAFYLFSLRLIPVFPFFLINLLMGLAPMSVTRYYITSQIGMLPGTAVFLNAGTQLAEIDSLSGIVSPSVLLSFALLGVFPIIAKWLMSKFRSAPVAE; translated from the coding sequence ATGAGTAAGAAAATGATATTGGGTATCGTGTTGGTCGTAACCATCGTCCTATTAGGCGTCAATTTCGGCCAATACCTAACACTTGAGAATGCGAAAGCTCAACAAGCTGTTTTGAATGACTACATCGAGAGCAATTTTATTGCTGCTGCTGCGATTTACTTCGCCGCCTATGTCATGATCACGGCTTTCTCAATTCCCGGCGCTGCGGTTGTTACACTCTTAGGCGCTGCTCTATTTGGTTTCTGGAACAGTTTACTGCTAGTGTCTTTCGCGAGTGCTATTGGTGCAACCCTCGCCTTCTTAAGTAGCCGTTACCTGTTACGTGACTGGATCCAAACCAAGTTTGGCGACAAGTTAGCAACGATTAACAAAGGCGTTGAAAAAGACGGGGCATTTTACTTATTTTCTCTACGTCTAATTCCTGTCTTCCCATTTTTCCTTATCAACCTGTTAATGGGGTTAGCCCCAATGTCGGTGACTCGTTACTACATCACGAGCCAAATAGGCATGCTGCCAGGTACCGCGGTTTTCTTGAATGCTGGTACTCAACTCGCAGAAATTGATTCACTTTCAGGTATCGTATCTCCTTCAGTATTATTGTCGTTTGCTTTGTTGGGGGTATTCCCAATTATTGCTAAATGGTTGATGAGTAAGTTTCGTTCAGCACCTGTTGCTGAATAA
- the torD gene encoding molecular chaperone TorD, whose translation MKDTKAFNEQRAEIYWWLSSLFAKELTQEELDHYHSVEIRSFLTGLGENETLKPAIDKLVDALNRLQTRDDAQLELSADFCDLFLKTDKHGALPYASMYIGETGLLNDKPAKDMEDIMAKHNLVVNKDLKEPADHIAIELDFLGNLIIRSNETELEEELEKSFAVQQQFIEQQLLTWVPKFNVKCREIDSFGFYASVASLLVAFCNLDTQYLAGE comes from the coding sequence ATGAAAGATACGAAAGCATTCAACGAACAAAGAGCTGAAATATACTGGTGGCTATCAAGCTTGTTCGCTAAAGAGCTCACACAAGAAGAACTCGATCACTACCACTCTGTTGAGATTCGTTCTTTTCTGACTGGTTTAGGCGAAAACGAAACACTTAAGCCTGCGATTGATAAACTGGTAGACGCATTGAACCGTCTACAAACACGTGATGATGCCCAACTAGAACTGTCTGCTGACTTCTGCGATCTATTCTTAAAGACAGATAAACATGGTGCTCTACCTTACGCTTCAATGTACATCGGCGAAACGGGCCTGTTAAACGACAAGCCAGCTAAAGACATGGAAGACATCATGGCTAAGCACAACTTGGTGGTTAACAAAGATCTAAAAGAGCCAGCAGACCACATTGCTATCGAACTCGATTTCTTGGGTAATCTCATCATCCGTTCAAACGAAACTGAACTTGAAGAAGAATTAGAGAAATCGTTCGCTGTTCAACAGCAATTTATTGAACAACAACTTCTTACTTGGGTACCAAAGTTCAACGTTAAATGTCGTGAAATCGATTCATTCGGTTTCTATGCATCGGTTGCATCTCTTCTCGTTGCCTTCTGCAATCTGGACACTCAGTATTTAGCGGGTGAATAA
- a CDS encoding alpha/beta fold hydrolase, which produces MSESLLFHKTFTHPTSDEWVVFVHGAGGSSSIWFKQIKAYKQHFNLLLIDLRGHGKSDNILKELIANRYTFKSVTLDILKVLDHLKIRSAHFVGMSLGTIIVRNVAELAAGRVRSMVLGGAVTKLNTRSQVLIKLGNLSKHIIPYMWLYSLFAYVVMPQKSQKESRHLFIREAKKLCQKEFKRWFILTADVNPLMKYFKDRELPIPTLYLMGERDYMFIKPVKEMVEAHESSELVEIANCGHVCNVENPEEFNQRSIAFIQKQIQ; this is translated from the coding sequence ATGTCTGAGAGTTTATTATTTCATAAAACATTTACTCACCCTACGAGCGATGAATGGGTTGTGTTTGTGCATGGCGCGGGAGGCAGCTCCTCAATCTGGTTCAAGCAGATCAAAGCGTATAAACAACATTTCAACTTGCTTCTCATTGATCTGAGAGGGCACGGTAAGTCAGACAATATTTTAAAAGAGCTGATAGCGAACCGCTATACGTTCAAATCGGTCACACTCGATATCCTCAAAGTACTTGACCATCTAAAAATCCGCTCCGCGCATTTTGTTGGTATGTCTCTCGGGACGATTATTGTTCGCAACGTAGCAGAATTAGCCGCGGGACGTGTGCGTTCAATGGTACTTGGTGGGGCGGTGACTAAGCTCAATACTCGTTCTCAAGTATTAATAAAGTTGGGTAATTTAAGCAAGCACATCATTCCATACATGTGGTTATATAGTCTCTTTGCTTATGTTGTCATGCCGCAGAAGAGCCAAAAAGAATCTCGCCATCTATTTATCCGCGAAGCCAAAAAGCTGTGTCAAAAAGAGTTTAAACGCTGGTTTATCCTAACTGCTGATGTGAACCCTCTTATGAAGTACTTCAAAGATAGAGAGTTGCCGATCCCAACCCTTTATTTAATGGGAGAACGTGACTACATGTTCATCAAGCCCGTAAAGGAGATGGTTGAAGCACACGAGTCGAGTGAGTTAGTGGAAATAGCGAATTGCGGACATGTGTGTAATGTTGAAAACCCTGAAGAGTTTAATCAACGTTCTATCGCGTTTATTCAAAAACAAATCCAGTGA
- the elyC gene encoding envelope biogenesis factor ElyC, which translates to MFELKKVVSSLLMPLPAMLILAFLGLALVMFTTKRKTGCLITLSALCGIFLIAFQPVSSQLLMPMERQHTAFLPVDDTIDYVMVLGSGHVVDDQIPPTSELSRTGLMRLSEGIRILRLYPGAKLILSGYGAGTEVSNARMMAKVALALGVAKPDIILLETAKDTWEEARQAAAFVKNKKMVLVTSASHMTRALNEFNAAGMKPLAAPTNYLAQEGIVEPWNKYMPKALYLEQTERYWHETMGLVWQSLRDWLDTSNDNIEEPVVIPEPSILEEDNGVASAAQS; encoded by the coding sequence ATGTTTGAGCTGAAAAAAGTAGTGTCTTCGCTATTGATGCCACTGCCAGCAATGTTAATTCTCGCTTTTCTGGGTTTAGCCCTAGTGATGTTTACTACCAAAAGGAAGACTGGTTGCCTAATTACCCTTTCAGCCCTCTGTGGTATTTTCCTAATCGCTTTCCAACCAGTTTCTAGTCAACTTTTAATGCCAATGGAAAGGCAACACACCGCATTTTTACCCGTAGACGACACCATCGACTACGTTATGGTTCTTGGAAGTGGTCACGTCGTCGATGATCAAATTCCACCAACCTCAGAGCTTAGCCGTACAGGGCTAATGCGTTTAAGTGAAGGCATTCGTATTCTGCGCCTCTATCCTGGTGCAAAACTCATTCTGTCTGGCTACGGTGCTGGCACTGAAGTGAGCAACGCAAGAATGATGGCTAAGGTCGCGTTAGCACTCGGCGTAGCAAAACCCGATATCATTCTGCTTGAAACCGCTAAAGACACGTGGGAAGAAGCGCGCCAAGCTGCCGCGTTTGTTAAAAACAAAAAGATGGTGTTAGTCACATCGGCGAGCCACATGACTCGCGCCCTGAATGAATTCAATGCGGCAGGTATGAAGCCATTAGCAGCACCAACAAACTACCTTGCACAAGAAGGCATTGTTGAACCTTGGAATAAGTACATGCCTAAAGCGCTCTATCTTGAACAGACAGAACGTTACTGGCATGAAACGATGGGATTGGTTTGGCAGAGCCTACGTGACTGGCTAGACACCAGTAATGACAATATTGAAGAACCTGTGGTTATCCCTGAGCCTTCTATTTTAGAAGAGGATAATGGTGTAGCTTCTGCAGCGCAGTCTTAA
- the torR gene encoding two-component system response regulator TorR — protein sequence MSYHVLVVEDDVVTRSKLVGYFQNEGYTVSEAESGAQMRNVLEENNVDLIMLDINLPGEDGLMLTRELRSQSDIGIILVTGRTDSIDKIVGLEMGADDYVTKPFELRELLVRVKNLLWRIAAARKTAVGATVEVEDESVVRFGEWTFDIPRRALSKNGEPVKLTKAEYELLVALSSYPNQVLSRERILNMISHRVDAPNDRTIDVLIRRMRAKMEFDPKNPQIFVTVHGEGYMFAGD from the coding sequence ATGAGCTATCACGTATTAGTCGTAGAAGATGATGTGGTAACCCGCAGTAAGCTGGTTGGATATTTCCAGAACGAAGGTTACACAGTGAGTGAAGCGGAAAGCGGTGCTCAGATGAGAAATGTGTTGGAAGAAAACAACGTTGACCTCATTATGCTAGACATCAACTTACCAGGCGAAGATGGATTGATGCTAACTCGCGAATTACGCAGTCAATCGGACATTGGGATTATTTTAGTTACTGGACGCACGGATAGCATCGACAAAATTGTAGGCCTAGAAATGGGCGCAGACGATTATGTTACTAAACCCTTCGAACTTCGCGAGTTATTAGTTCGAGTTAAAAACTTACTTTGGCGTATTGCTGCTGCTCGTAAAACAGCGGTTGGTGCGACTGTTGAAGTAGAAGACGAATCTGTGGTTCGTTTTGGTGAGTGGACGTTTGATATCCCTCGTCGTGCTTTAAGTAAAAATGGTGAGCCAGTTAAGCTGACTAAAGCGGAATATGAGCTGCTCGTTGCGCTTTCTTCTTACCCTAACCAAGTGTTAAGTCGCGAACGTATTTTGAACATGATCAGCCACCGAGTGGATGCTCCAAACGACCGAACCATTGACGTGTTAATCCGTCGTATGCGTGCGAAGATGGAGTTTGACCCTAAGAACCCACAAATCTTTGTGACGGTTCACGGTGAAGGTTACATGTTTGCTGGTGACTGA
- the cmoM gene encoding tRNA uridine 5-oxyacetic acid(34) methyltransferase CmoM translates to MTEDRNFDDIAHKFAKNIYGSDKGEIRQIIVWEDLEQALSKFEQSASPLHVLDAGGGLAQMSQKIAALGHNVSLCDLSSEMLKLAEGSISEAGLLEQYRFIHSPVQKVAEHLEGQVDFVMFHAVMEWLADPKEALDLLLEQVKPGGVASIMFYNHHGLVLKNVICGNIPHVLNGMPHRKRFKLQPQKGLKPEEVYQWIEDAGLEICGKSGIRSFSDYIGNMEYMGDYQFEDVLELEKQLCRQEPYLSLGRYIHVWAQKPAQ, encoded by the coding sequence GTGACTGAAGACCGTAATTTCGACGATATTGCCCACAAATTTGCAAAAAATATTTACGGCTCTGACAAAGGAGAGATCCGTCAGATCATCGTATGGGAAGATCTAGAACAAGCTTTGAGCAAATTTGAGCAATCAGCTTCACCTTTGCATGTTCTTGATGCTGGAGGTGGTCTTGCACAGATGTCGCAAAAAATTGCGGCGTTAGGGCATAACGTTTCTCTGTGCGATCTCTCTTCTGAGATGCTTAAGCTTGCAGAAGGAAGTATCAGCGAAGCGGGTTTGTTAGAGCAGTATCGGTTTATTCATTCTCCGGTCCAAAAAGTAGCAGAGCACCTTGAAGGCCAAGTCGATTTTGTGATGTTTCATGCCGTAATGGAATGGCTCGCAGACCCTAAAGAGGCGCTTGATTTATTATTGGAACAAGTAAAACCCGGTGGCGTTGCCTCGATAATGTTTTACAACCACCACGGATTAGTCCTGAAAAATGTGATTTGTGGCAACATTCCTCATGTATTGAATGGGATGCCACATCGAAAACGGTTTAAGCTGCAACCACAAAAAGGCTTGAAGCCAGAAGAGGTTTATCAATGGATAGAAGACGCTGGTCTAGAAATCTGTGGTAAATCAGGCATTCGTTCCTTCAGTGACTACATAGGTAATATGGAGTACATGGGCGACTACCAATTTGAAGATGTATTGGAACTAGAAAAACAGCTATGTCGCCAAGAGCCATATCTGTCACTAGGCCGTTATATTCACGTTTGGGCTCAAAAACCTGCGCAATAA
- a CDS encoding putative signal transducing protein — MKIFSASNPTEAHIICGLLESENIACEVRGEGLFGLKGEIPFTEETDPYVWLYEPELASKARTIVNEYQKQQDSIIYEEWRCGECHEVNEAQFGSCWQCGAASPE, encoded by the coding sequence ATGAAAATTTTCAGTGCATCGAATCCTACAGAAGCCCATATCATCTGTGGATTGTTAGAAAGTGAGAATATTGCGTGTGAAGTCCGTGGTGAGGGTTTGTTCGGTTTGAAAGGGGAAATCCCATTCACCGAGGAAACTGACCCTTACGTATGGTTATATGAGCCAGAATTGGCCAGTAAAGCCCGCACGATCGTCAATGAGTACCAAAAACAGCAAGATTCGATCATCTATGAAGAGTGGCGTTGTGGTGAATGCCATGAAGTCAACGAAGCGCAATTCGGTTCTTGTTGGCAATGTGGCGCTGCATCACCAGAGTAA
- the mukF gene encoding chromosome partition protein MukF, with protein MSEMTQTAEEQPIDELVGWVKQHDFSLNLPPERLAFLIAIAVLSNERFDEELGEGELHDAFTIVTRLFEDTGEASAFRANNAINELVKQKLISRFTSEITDGASIYRLSPLAIGISDYYLRHRQFSKLKLSIQLSMVADEMAKAIEAAQKGGTPGHWQKNVYGVLKYSVGEIFDQIDLNQRVMDEQQQTVKQQIADLLNKDWREAINNCESLLSETSATLKELQDTLQAAGDELQTQILDIQEIVYGDDELEFVGETLFGLQMKLDRITSWGQQAIDLWIGYDRHVHKFIRTAIDMDKNRAFSQRLRQSVTDYFDAPWLLTYADAEKLTDLRDEALVLRDDEVMGQAPIDVEYEEFEQVNDLLSDRIAEMLKAHKQQGAPIDLGLVLRDYLAAHPRTHHFDLARIVVDQAVRLGYSASDYQAIQPDWQAINDFGAKVQANVINKY; from the coding sequence ATGAGTGAAATGACTCAAACTGCCGAAGAGCAGCCAATTGATGAGTTGGTAGGCTGGGTCAAGCAGCATGACTTTTCATTAAACTTGCCGCCAGAGCGTTTAGCATTTTTGATTGCTATCGCTGTGCTAAGCAATGAAAGGTTCGATGAAGAGCTAGGTGAAGGTGAACTGCACGATGCATTTACCATTGTCACTCGTCTGTTTGAAGATACCGGCGAAGCGTCTGCATTCCGTGCAAACAACGCTATCAACGAGTTGGTTAAACAAAAACTGATTAGTCGTTTTACTAGTGAGATCACCGACGGTGCGAGTATTTACCGTCTTTCTCCACTTGCGATCGGAATTTCAGATTATTACTTACGTCACCGTCAATTCTCTAAGTTAAAACTGTCGATTCAACTTTCGATGGTTGCAGATGAGATGGCTAAAGCGATTGAAGCTGCGCAAAAAGGCGGAACACCTGGCCACTGGCAAAAGAACGTTTATGGCGTTTTGAAATATTCAGTGGGTGAGATCTTCGATCAGATCGATTTAAACCAGCGTGTGATGGACGAGCAGCAACAAACCGTCAAACAGCAAATTGCTGATCTTCTTAATAAAGATTGGCGAGAGGCGATCAATAACTGTGAGTCTTTGCTATCGGAAACCTCTGCTACGTTAAAAGAATTGCAAGACACCTTGCAAGCGGCCGGTGACGAACTGCAAACCCAGATCCTCGATATTCAAGAAATTGTGTACGGTGACGATGAACTCGAGTTCGTAGGCGAAACCTTGTTTGGTTTGCAAATGAAACTTGATCGAATCACAAGTTGGGGCCAACAAGCGATCGATTTATGGATCGGTTATGACCGTCACGTCCATAAGTTTATCCGTACCGCGATTGATATGGATAAAAACCGTGCCTTTAGTCAACGCTTGCGTCAGTCGGTTACCGACTACTTTGACGCGCCTTGGTTACTGACTTATGCCGATGCTGAAAAGCTGACCGATCTTCGTGACGAAGCTTTGGTGCTGCGTGATGATGAAGTGATGGGACAAGCGCCAATCGACGTAGAGTACGAAGAATTCGAGCAAGTGAACGACCTGCTTTCAGACCGAATTGCAGAGATGTTAAAAGCTCACAAACAGCAAGGTGCGCCAATTGATCTTGGTCTTGTGCTACGCGATTACCTCGCAGCACACCCTCGCACACACCATTTTGATTTAGCCAGAATTGTTGTCGACCAAGCCGTGCGCTTAGGTTACTCAGCGTCTGACTATCAGGCTATTCAGCCGGATTGGCAGGCAATCAACGATTTCGGTGCAAAGGTACAAGCAAATGTCATTAACAAGTACTGA
- the mukE gene encoding chromosome partition protein MukE has product MSLTSTDDYMPEKLVKAIANPLFPALDSMLRSGKHVSTEDLDNHALLSDFEVELQHFYQRYNTELVKAPEGFFYLRPRSTSLISRSVLSELDMLVGKVLCFLYLSPERLAHEGIFTNQELFDELISLADEKKLMKLATNRASGSDLDKEKLFEKVRTSLRRLRRIGMLIAIGETGKFRISEAVFRFGADVRVGDDMKEAQLRLIRDGEAVVHTQEPNQGSLLNEEQAEAVSEIDADVDENGQQDIFNDQAGFDDQSNLGEQNKVEGDA; this is encoded by the coding sequence ATGTCATTAACAAGTACTGATGATTACATGCCAGAGAAACTGGTAAAAGCGATAGCGAACCCGTTGTTCCCTGCGCTAGACAGCATGCTGCGTTCAGGTAAGCATGTTTCAACAGAAGACCTAGACAACCACGCGTTGCTTTCTGATTTCGAAGTAGAACTTCAGCATTTTTACCAACGCTACAACACGGAACTCGTGAAAGCGCCTGAAGGTTTCTTCTATCTGCGCCCGCGTTCTACGTCTTTGATTAGTCGAAGCGTTTTGTCTGAGCTCGATATGCTCGTCGGTAAGGTATTGTGTTTCTTATACCTAAGTCCAGAGCGTTTGGCTCACGAAGGTATCTTTACCAATCAAGAGCTATTTGATGAACTGATTTCGCTAGCCGATGAGAAAAAACTCATGAAACTGGCGACGAACCGTGCGTCTGGTTCTGACTTGGATAAAGAAAAACTCTTTGAAAAAGTACGCACATCTTTACGTCGTTTACGTCGTATCGGCATGCTGATTGCGATTGGCGAGACGGGCAAATTCCGTATCAGCGAAGCGGTATTCCGCTTTGGTGCTGACGTACGTGTTGGCGATGATATGAAAGAAGCTCAACTGCGTCTTATCCGTGATGGTGAAGCTGTGGTGCATACTCAAGAGCCTAACCAAGGTAGCTTGTTGAATGAAGAACAAGCGGAAGCCGTATCAGAAATAGATGCTGACGTAGACGAAAACGGTCAGCAAGACATTTTTAACGATCAAGCCGGTTTTGATGATCAATCAAACCTTGGCGAACAGAATAAAGTAGAAGGTGATGCATGA
- a CDS encoding TfoX/Sxy family DNA transformation protein, translating into MDKPILKDSMKLFEPLGKIKSRSMFGGFGLFADDTMFALVVNDQLHIRADKDTTKQFEQQGFQPYVYKKRGFPVVTKYFALPEGLWQDQEKILQLATTSLGFAKDEKAEQSSAKPTRLKDLPNLRLATERMLKKAGIDSVECLYESGSVNAFNAIKESHASSVSIELLWALEGAINGTHWSVIPQQRREELISRVN; encoded by the coding sequence ATGGATAAACCGATACTAAAGGACTCAATGAAATTATTTGAGCCCCTAGGAAAAATAAAATCACGCTCAATGTTTGGTGGATTCGGGCTTTTTGCTGATGACACTATGTTTGCTCTGGTTGTAAATGACCAGCTGCACATAAGAGCGGACAAAGACACAACAAAGCAATTCGAGCAACAAGGGTTTCAACCATACGTCTACAAAAAACGTGGTTTCCCTGTCGTCACTAAGTATTTCGCATTGCCGGAAGGCTTGTGGCAAGACCAAGAAAAGATCTTGCAGCTTGCTACGACGTCTCTGGGTTTTGCTAAAGATGAGAAAGCGGAGCAGTCTTCTGCTAAGCCAACTCGACTAAAGGACCTCCCTAACCTTCGATTGGCTACCGAGCGTATGTTGAAAAAGGCGGGGATCGATTCCGTAGAATGTTTATATGAATCTGGCTCTGTAAACGCATTTAACGCCATCAAGGAATCGCATGCATCCTCTGTCAGCATTGAGCTGCTTTGGGCGCTAGAAGGTGCGATCAATGGTACTCATTGGTCTGTTATACCGCAGCAACGTCGTGAAGAGCTTATCAGTCGCGTCAATTAA
- the glgA gene encoding glycogen synthase GlgA — protein MVTKTLSVLFVASEVEGLIKSGGLADVAKALPKALQTLEQDVRVTIPAYRNIPNIDSAEVILATELDHWPHTAYQVKKLSVEGVQVFGIEYAKYFDRPEMYAENNHAYADNGERFSFFSAACLDMLPKLGFQPDVVHANDWHTGFVPFLLKSRYQQHDFFKNTRSVISIHNAVFKGVFSYEELQSLPEMHSHNVPEAAVSDTHVTMLKAGVLCADKVNAVSPTYAQELKTELGSHGMAAEFQHRSDDLFGILNGCDYGAWNPETDAFLPRKYKATKHSMVRGKSACKQKLQQDVGLPVIDCAVYGMVCRLTNQKGVHYLLPIIEQFLKNDLQIVIVGTGDPVLASQLKELSALHSDKFSFVEAYNNELAHLVEAGSDFFLMPSEFEPCGLNQIYSMAYGTLPIVRSVGGLKDSVNDYDQDPEFATGFAFDEPTPQALLAVLHRSLLLYAQNPSEIKRVQLYAMQQDFSWEDAAKEYLAMYHSAF, from the coding sequence TTGGTTACTAAGACTCTCTCGGTACTTTTTGTAGCGTCTGAAGTTGAAGGCTTAATTAAAAGTGGTGGCTTGGCTGATGTAGCCAAGGCACTGCCTAAAGCGTTACAAACGCTCGAACAAGACGTTCGAGTGACCATCCCCGCTTATCGAAACATCCCAAACATTGATTCAGCAGAAGTCATCTTGGCTACCGAGCTGGATCATTGGCCTCACACCGCTTATCAAGTTAAGAAATTGAGCGTCGAAGGTGTTCAAGTTTTTGGTATTGAATACGCCAAGTATTTCGATCGCCCTGAAATGTACGCTGAAAATAATCATGCTTATGCCGATAACGGAGAGCGTTTCTCGTTCTTTAGTGCTGCGTGTTTGGATATGCTTCCTAAACTTGGTTTTCAGCCCGATGTCGTCCATGCCAATGATTGGCACACGGGTTTTGTTCCTTTCTTGCTTAAGTCTCGTTATCAACAGCACGACTTTTTTAAAAACACACGCAGCGTCATTTCGATTCACAATGCCGTTTTTAAAGGCGTGTTTTCTTACGAAGAGTTGCAATCCCTGCCTGAAATGCATAGTCATAATGTCCCGGAAGCTGCGGTAAGTGATACTCACGTGACCATGCTGAAAGCGGGTGTGTTGTGTGCAGATAAAGTGAATGCAGTCAGTCCAACTTATGCACAAGAGCTGAAGACGGAATTAGGCAGCCATGGTATGGCGGCTGAATTCCAACACAGATCTGACGACCTGTTCGGTATTTTGAATGGCTGTGATTATGGTGCCTGGAACCCGGAAACGGATGCTTTCCTGCCTCGTAAATACAAAGCGACCAAGCACAGTATGGTTCGTGGAAAATCGGCTTGTAAGCAAAAGCTGCAACAAGATGTCGGTCTACCCGTTATCGATTGTGCTGTGTACGGCATGGTTTGCCGACTGACCAATCAAAAAGGCGTTCATTACTTATTGCCAATCATCGAGCAATTCTTGAAGAACGACTTGCAGATTGTGATTGTGGGTACAGGTGACCCAGTATTGGCGAGTCAGCTAAAAGAGTTATCGGCACTTCATTCAGACAAGTTCTCGTTTGTTGAAGCGTATAACAACGAATTAGCGCATTTGGTCGAGGCCGGTTCAGATTTCTTCTTGATGCCTTCTGAGTTTGAGCCTTGTGGCTTAAACCAAATCTATAGCATGGCTTACGGCACGTTACCGATTGTTCGTTCTGTAGGTGGTTTAAAAGACAGTGTGAATGATTACGACCAGGATCCTGAGTTCGCGACTGGGTTTGCTTTTGATGAACCGACACCACAAGCGCTACTGGCTGTGTTACACCGTTCTTTGCTGCTTTACGCACAAAACCCATCTGAAATTAAGCGTGTTCAGCTTTATGCCATGCAGCAAGATTTTAGTTGGGAAGATGCGGCAAAAGAGTATCTTGCAATGTACCATTCAGCATTTTAA